The Abditibacteriota bacterium DNA segment CCTACCGTGGTAGGGTCCTGGGGGTCGTAGGGCTTGTGAGCCATTAAGAACCTCCCTGTTTGTGAACAAGAGTTTTTATCATAAGTCCTGTGACTATGAGCAGAAATATCCCGAAAATGATGCGCAGGGCCTTGTAGTCGGCCAGGGCCGCCAGGTCGGAGCCGGCAAGGGAACAGACGCCCGCCGCAGCTCCGGCTATGAGGCCCGCCGCGAGATCCACGTTGCCCCAGCGGGACTGGAGTATGACTCCGGTGACCGAGGTGGGGATGATGCACAGCAGGCTGATGCCCTGAGCCGTTCTTTGCTCCACTCCCAGAAGGAGCATGCAGGGGACCAGCACAATGCCGCCGCCTATGCCCAGCAGCCCGGACAGGATGCCGCTCGCGACCCCCAGCAGGACCAGCAGGGCATACAGGGCCGGGTTTGCCTCGGGAGCGGGGCGCAGGCCGAAAAGGCCCTGCCCGGTGACCCCGGAGTAGATGATGTTTGCCGCCGTCAGAAACAGCAGGCAGATAAACAGCAGCCTCAGAAGGCGGGTGTCGATACGCTTCACTATCCAGGACCCGACGAAAGACCCGGCTATCCCGCCGGCTATGATGAACATGCCGAAGGACCAGCTCACGTGGCCGTGAAAGGCGTAGCGGGTCAGGGCAAATACAGCGATAAGGCAGGCGCACACCAGGCTGATGCCCTGAGCCTTTTTTTGCGGCTTGCCCAGAAGCAGCACCAGCATGGGCACTATCACCGTGCCTCCGCCTATGCCAAGTAGTCCGCCCAGAAGTCCGGCGGCGGCGCCGGAGGCGGCGAGTATCAAGGTTTTTTTCATGATAAAGCTGTGTATGCCTGTGGATGTGATTTTTGGCTGCTATTATATTTTATCATAGAAAAAGGTTTTTGGCAAACCCGGGACGGGAGGGGCCCGGCGGCGCCGGCGCAGATTGCCAAAAACGCCGGGAAATGGTATCATTTAGATGGAGTAGCAAAAGGAGATACAGACATGAAAAAACTGCTTTTGATGTTGTTTGTGATAGGCCTGGCTGCGGGCGTGAGCGCCGCAGACAGCACGTTTATTCTTTTCGGGGTCCCCGACAGCGGCAAGCAGGGCTTTTGGGACGGATATCTGACCAACGTGAAGGCGGTCTTCAACTCGTCCTTTCCCTCGGTGCTCGCCAAGGGCTTCGGCTTTGAGTTCGCCGATCCGGACAAGGTCAAGTCCACCGCCTCCAGGCTGGGCTACAGCCCCGACTTTTACAACGCCATGGACGACGACGATCTGGCAGCCCTGGGCGCCGGCGCCGGAGCCAGGTATATCATCATCCCCCGGATCGCCACCAACCGGTGGAACTCTTTTTCCGACGGCAGCGAGACCGTGGAGCTGGCGGTGGCCTTCAAGGTCTTTGACGCGCAGCAAAAGCGCTACGTCAGCGATTTTACCTCCCGGTACTACGATTCCAAGGCCGCTACCCGCATCGTGACCGGCAAAAAGGACATAGACGAGCTGGTGCTGCTTATAGAGGCTCTCAGCGGCGACAAGGAGGACAAGAACACCTTTGCCACCGACAGCGTGTATGCCTTCATCAAGCAGGCGGCCGCAGATCTGGACAACTCTCTGGACGGCACCATTGCCATCAAGGTCAAGACCTCCCTGAAGCCGGGAGAGCTGACCATCACCAAGACCGACAAATGGAACTCCGTGAAGGCCGGCGACAAGGGCGTGATCTTTTTTGTCAAGGACGGCTCTCCCAAAAAGCTGGGCGCCGCCACGGTCAGCTACACCAAAAAGAACGAGATACATCTGACCATCGACTCTCTGTCGGATGAAAAGGAAGCCAAAAACAAGAGGGAATACGCCTTCGTGTTCACAGTCAGCGACCCCGTGGTGCGCACCGTGGCCTCCTTTGAATAAACACACACATCCACGCCGGCGGCAGCCGGCGTTTTTTTTGCGCCGGGACGCCGCAAAAAAAGGCCCGGCGGACTCGTCCGCCGGGGCCCTATTGCCGCCGGGTTTACATTACGCTCTGTACCCACTCTCTGACGGCGCTCTCTTCGGGCTGCTCCTCAAACCGGATGCCCTCCTTCCAGTCGCCCTTGCCTGCGGCCCGCTCCAGAAGGCTGCCGCTTTGGCCCAGGCCCACGTGGGTGGAGGTGCAGAAGGGGATGACTATCTTGCCTCCGAAGTCGTTGGCCTTCACAAAGGTGGTGACTGCCCAGGGGGCTTCGCCGTACCATATGGGATAGCCTATGAACACTGTGTCATAGCTGTCCCAGTCGGCTGCTGTCTTCTCCTTGAGCTCCATATCCTGCAGAGCGGGATCCTGGTGCTGCTTGTTCACCCGGCTCTCGGGGTCCCGCCAGTTCAGGTCCGCTTCGGTGTAGGGCTCGGAGACCTCTATCTCAAACAGAGCGCCGCCGGTCTCGCCGGCTATGAGCTCCGCCACTCTCCGGGTGTTGCCCGTGCAGGAAAAATATACAATGAGGGGCTTTTTCGCCTCCGCCGCCTTGTCAGACGGGAGGGGCTCAGGTTTGCCCGCAAGCTCGGGCGCGCCGTTAGGCTTTTCCTTGCCGTTGCAGGCGGAAAGTCCGATGAGTATCGCCAAAGCTGCCAGTATCGCCAAAAAGGTCTTCATGGGGTGTACTCCTTGTCTCCGGCGCCTTGGCGCCGGGTGTTTTTCTCATTATAACCCATTTGGCCGCCTTTTGCAACAGGCCTGCCGGGCGCCGGCTCCCGTCAGGAGCCGCTCCTTTCGGGAAATGAGACGAAGAGGCTCCGGCCGAAGGCGTCCGTCACTGAGTGATATTCCATGCAGAGATAAAAGGTCCACTTGCCTGTCCACCGGGAATAAGCGGCGTTGAAGCCGGTGATGCGCCCTCTGACGGTCACCTGCTCATTGTTCGCGGCGTATCCGGACTCGGAGGGCCGGTCCGGCTCCCGGCATATGATAAGGACCTCTGTATTCGCGGGGACGCTGGCTACAGTCAGGCAAAACTCCCCGGATACGGGCAGGGCGGCGCCGCTGTCTTCGCCGAAGAGGTCACAGGACAACAGTATGCGTCCCGTGACGGCTGTGTTCAGAGCCTCCGGCAGGATATACTCGTCATACCAGCGGGGCAGCAGCCGCCGCTCCGGGTTAAGCTCCGCAGCGCGGGCCTCCGGCACCAGCATGTCCAGTATTTTCCCGGCTTCGTCAGAGGTCAGAGGCTCCAAAAGCCCCGTCTTGTCCGTCTCGTCCCGCAGGGCCGGGTCCGTCAAATGTCGACTGAGGCGGCTCATGAAGTCCATATTTGCATCTTCCCACTCCGCTTCGGAGAGAGAAAAGTTGACCCAATGATCCGGGAGGACCAGACAATGGCTGTCGGAAAAAGCCTCTATATGCCCTATGGCGTTGATCCTGCCCGTGCCGTCTGCCATGAGCAGGCGCCCGGACTGCTGCAGCATACGGGCCAGCCGGACCATTTCGGCCCCGGAGGCCGGTCCGGCCTCCGGGTCTCTCAGCTTTGCCGCAAGGCGGTCGTCAAAGGGGCAGCGTATCTCGCCGGCCGGCCGGAGCGTCCGGACCAGAAACCAGACGATGCTGCCGTCGGCTTTCAGCCGCTCCAGCACCCGGGCGGTCAGGGGTGTGTTTCTCGTCATAGCCCTGTCCTCCCCCGGTCCAGATAATCCAGGACCGCTGGCGGTCCCGGGGTGATGCGGGAGGGGGCTATATCCACGTCTATATGCACCACCAGCCTGGCGTCGGCGCTGTAGTGGTCGGAATAACGGCAGCCCGTGATCTGCCCCTCCACGGTCACAGAGTCGCCCACGGACAGGTCCCGGCCGCCGAGGTCCGCGTCGGAGCGGCAGGTGAGGGTGATGTTGACGCCTCTGTCCCTGGCGCAGGATACCCGCAGCAGGTCTCTCTCCGTGTCAAGGGATGTGACAAAGCCCCGGGCCCGGAAAGCCTCCCCCTTCAGCTCGTTGGCGCTGACCTGAAAGGCCCGGCACAGAAGGGAGGTGATGCCCCAGAAGGAAAAGTCGGCGTATTCGGCGCCGGCGGCGCTTTTGCGCAGCAGGGCTCCGGCAGTCCGGCGGGTGATAAGGCACACCCCGGACCTGTCAAAGCAGTCCAGGCGGAGACGGCCGGCGTGGGGATAGTGGTAGTCCAGCACCACCCAAATATAGCGGCAGGATACGGCTTCCACCCGCCCTATGCCGTACACCGAGCCGGACCTGTCCGCCATGAACACCCTGTATCCACGGTCTTCCAGAGTGACGCCCGTATCCTCTATGATGGGGCCGCTTTCCGCGAGGGCGTAGAGGCTGTCTTCTTCCGGGCCGGCGGCCTGCTCCCGGCAAAAGGGGGCTGTGTTGGGGAGCCTCTGCTCCAGAGCCCCGTTGTCGCACCGCAGACACATCCATTTGAGGGCGGTGTCCGCCGCCAGCTCCGAGATGATCTCTCGTGTAATGGGTCGTACTTCTTTCATATCTTCTCCTTTGACGCTCCTTTCAATGCGACGGAAAGGGGCGGCAGACGCCGCCCCTTTCCGCAGGCCTTTATTCCCCGGATCTGACCAGGTCGTGCAGGGTCAGCTCGAAGCGGGCCCGCCTGCCGAAGCTCAGGTCCGTCCCGGTCAGCAGCCCCGACACCTCCACCGGGTCTCCCCGGCGCAGAGCCCTTGCCTTGGCCAGCAGGGCGCTGTCCGAGGGGTCGAAGACGCAGGAAAAGACGGCGCCGGCGTCTTCGCCAAAGGCTTCGATCTCCAGCTGCGCAAAACTTCTGCGGTCGTCCCAGCCGGTGCGTTCCCGATAGTCTTCGGCTATGCCGCAGACTCTGATGAGCCTGTCTGCCGACAGATCGGGGACGTTTCCCAGGTCAAAGGCCATATCGTCCGATACCCAGTCGTCTTCGAACCGGAGGGCGCTGCAGGCCTTTTCTTCGCAAAGGCTATCCGCTGCGTCAAGCAGCCTGCGGGCGGCGGCTTCGGATAATTCCATGAAGCCAGCCCCACTCAGATCGCGGTCCTCGTCTTCGGAGAAGGCGGAGCTCACGTCCGGACAGTCCTCGGTGAAGAAGTCCGGGACAGCCCATATATAGCGGTCCGAGGCGGCTTCGATGCGGCCTATGGCGTAGAGGGCTGCTTTTCTCTCGGTGTCGCGCGTTTGCAGGGGACAGAGGAAAAACACCCGGCTGCCGGCCAGCTGCGGCGCGATGACGCTCCAGTCGGAGTCCGTCTCCTGCCCATAGCAGATGATCTCCGATATCCGGCGTCTGCGGAAGCCCCTGTCGTCAAGGGAAAGGCACACCTCTTTCAGAGGGGCGCTGCAAAAGACAGCGAAGCTGCGTTCGCTGCGTTCGTTTCTCAGCCGATCTATATCTTCGGCGGTGATGAAGGTGACGTTGCGTGTCATAGCATCTCCTTTATATAGTCTCATCCGCAGCCTCGCCGCAGGGGGTGACGCTGCAGTCCGCGAGCCGGATCTCCAGGGTCCGGCTCTCCTTGCCGTCTTCTTCCTCGCTGATGCGGGTCCGCATGCGGGCCAGCCGGCCTTCCACGACGACGCAGTCTCCCTCGGAGAGAGACTGCCCGGGGTCAGCATGGAAAACGACCCTCATGTCCTCGCCGGCGATGACGCAGCGTCTCCCGTGTACGCCGGTGACGGCGCCTTCCACGCGGAAATGCTGAGGGGCCAGCCGGTCTGCGAGCCGGTTGTCCATGTCCGCAAGGCTTTCGGAGGTAAAGTCGGTATAGACGTGGACGCCGTCAAAGGGCTCTATGCAGTCCAGTATCTCCTCCGCCGCAGTCCTGGTGACAAAACCGTCGCGGGTCCAGAAGTCGGAAAAAGGCTTCTCGATATAATAATCCAGCACTACCCAGAAATACCGGTCCGAAGCCGCCTCTATACGGCCTATGCCGTAGATGCCTTCCGAGCCGTCCATGAACACCCTGCAGGCAGGGTAGTCCCGGAGGAGCTCTGCCTTGACGGCGTTCTTGTCGGGCTTGTTTACGCTGTCGCGCAGCAGGCCGCTCTCTATGAGGCTGTTCTGCTCTTCGCTCAGAGCGTCCGCTATGTCGCCCGCGATCTCGTCCGTGTCAAAGCGGCATACGGCTTCGTTGTTGCGGCAGCCGAGCATAAGCCATTTGGCGCCGGACGCCAGCCGCAGGGCTGCCAGGTCTTCGGCAGTCAGGGATCTGAAGTTTATCATGTGATACTCCTTAAAAAGTTGTCGTTATTGCAGACGGGTCTGCAAAGGTGGGTGCCTGTAACTCGGTAGATGGTGTGTGTCTCGCTATAGGCGCGGCCTCCTGTATCCGTGGGCCCCGGTCAAAAGCGGTCCTCCTGCCGGGCGGCAAAGGCCGTCCGCAGCAGCGCCTGCCCGAAGGGCTCCGTAATTCTACTGTGACTGTGATGCTCCGATACGCAGACCAGAGTCCTGCGCACCGCAAAGAAAAGGGGATAAAGGGATCAAAAGGATGATCGGCAGCTTCTCTGCAGCCTGCGGCTGCAGACACCCCTATATTAGTTGGCTGGTCCGGGACAGTGCCCTCCGGCCGGCAGGCCGGACATTATATTATACGCATGGGCGGGGAAAAATATACCCGGAAAATGCGTTTTTTTCGGCGGCGGGAGCTTTTTTTGCGCCGGCGGCCCCGATGCCTGCCGGGTCAAAAATAATAGCCGCCAAAAGAACCATAGAAATAGGCCTTGACCTTGTCCCCCAGATCAGCTGTGACCTCTCCGAAGGAGGCTCTGAAATCTATGACGGTCAGCCTGAGGGTCCCCGCTCCGGCAAGCCTGCGCAGGTCGTCGGGCACCAGGTCCTCCGCGGGCAAGCCCCGCTCTTCCAGCCTCCCCGCGATGTCGGCGAGGACCCTGGCCAACACCTCCACGCGCAGGTTCAGGCTGTCGGTGGTCAGGTTGAGCCGGTCCGCCCAGTCCTTGTAGTTCAGCCAGGCTTTGTCCGTGGTGTGCCTTTTGAAGGCTCCCACGTACACATGCGCTCCTCCGGCTATAAGGGCGTTGATCTCCTCTTCTTCCCGGGCGAGCCCGTTCGTTGTGTTGAGGGCGGGCCTGTCTATGAGCCTCAGCAGGACTCCGATATAACCGCATATAAAGGTCATGAGGACGGTCCTGCTGCCCTGCTTTATACCCGTGAGCCCGAGGATCTCCGGGACCAGCGGGTCGGCGTCTTCGGTGAAATAGCGTTTGCCCGCGTAGGCCGCGGGGCCTTCTTGGTCGCTGTCCGGCACGGCTATGAGGAAGACCACGGAGCTTTTGTTCCAGAGGACCACGTCCGCCATGCCGGTCTTTCCCCGGAAGGGAGAGGGGTTCCGGAAGCCGAAGGCCGTCTTGTCGGAGGTGAACCGGGTATTGAGTCTGTTCCTCTGATAAAGCTGCAGGCTATTAATGTCCCGATGAAAATACAGCAGCTCGTCCAAAGGGAGCGATTTGGCCTTTTCCAGGGCGGCGGCGTTTGCCGGGTCAGCCTGTATGAGCTGACAGTATTTGCGGACAAAGGCGTCCGTGTCTTCTATGTCGAACACTTGCGCCAGGCCCTTTGCCGCCTCCTGGTGGTCTCCCTCGGCGGCCCTGGCCAGATAAGGCTTGACGGCCTTCTTCAGGCTCTTGGTGGAACGGAAGGGGTCCAGCAGATCCAAAAGGTCCGGGATCACCGCTTGGGGATAGGCCGCCCGCCTTCTTTTTTCTGCTTTCCACGCGTTAAACCGATCCCCCAATTCCCTGGGGCTGATGCTTGCCATGCTTTCCTCCCTATACCAATTGCTTATGCGTAATCCGCAGCAGGATAATTCCGCTAACGGTAGTAATAAAACAGACCTTTCAGTTGCTTTACTGTCTCTGCGACTTGTTCCCGGGGCTGCCCCTTCATGCCCCTGAGCCTGTCGGGATTCAGTATCCAGAAAGCGCGGGAACGGTTATAGCCCCCTATGCACAGATCGGCAACGGAATCACTGTACCGCTCGTCTGCGGATATCCTGAAAAGCCTTTTCCCGGGGCGGGCCATAAAGGCCTGCAGCACCTTTTCCGGCTCTGTGCGCATATCGCCCGGGCAATATGAGGTCCCTTCGCTCACGGGAGCCCCTGAGGGGTCCGTGGCGTCCCGGGTGTAGTATATATGCGCCTTGCCCCGGCAGTCCGCCAGCAAGACCTTTTCCTGTCCGTATCTCTCCGCCAGGCCTATGGCCAGACCGTGCAGATACTCTTCATCCTCTGGTCCGGAGCAGAGCGCGGTCACGATCTCCTTGTCAATATTATCCCGGCCGAATATCCGGGAGCCCACAGGGTCCAGCCGGCAGCTGTATGCCTCATCCAGCATCCATCTGCGCATGGCCTCCCGGTCTTCCGGTTCCCGAGGAGTCTCTCTGTCTCCGTCTTCTGCCCCGGAGTCATATGAGCCGAACAGGGAGAACGTGTCAAGGCGGGCAAAACCGGCCAGCATCTGCAGCTCTTTGGTCATCTGTCTGTTCCGGAGCTCCGGCCCCTGTCCCCAGGCGGACACCAGAGCCATAGGCTCCCCTTTTTCGAGATGCCCGGAGAGGGCTTTCAGGGCGCTGCCGCAGACGGGATATTGGGCAAACAGGCCGCAAAACGGGGCGTCGTTCCACAGAAACGTCTCTGCGGGGAATTCGTCGTCGCAGGCTCCGGAGATGAGCCCGGCAAACAGCCTCGGGTCCTCCAGAAAACGGTTCAGGTCATGATATACGTAAACTCCCCAGGAATTGGGGCTCTCGGCCCTTGCTTCATAGTTGTAATAATCCCGCTGCGTAAGCCCGAAATTGTCGCGCAGATACAGGCGGACCATTTCCGTGAGGATCTTCGCAGGAGCATCGCAGTCGAGACTGACCTTCATGCGGAGCACCCCCATATCCGAGGGGATAAAGCCGCCCCTCTCTATACGGGCCTCCTTCAAGGGTTCCACGGAAAAGGTGAGGACCCTGTCCGCATAGAGCCTGTAGAGATCCCTCTCGTACTCGATACGGGTCCCGTCCGCAGCGTAAAACCACTCCCGGGGCAGTTCATCGGGAAAAAAGGGGAATTGCACCTCGCCCTTGAGCCCCATGATGTGAAACCGTTTGCGCCTGTAGCGGCGGTCTATAGAGTCCCGCAGCATTTCCGTGTCGATCGCTTTGTGCTTCAGCAGTGTCAGAGCCTTCTCCGAAGCGTCTTCTGGTATAGTGTATATCATATCCGCCCTCCTTTTGCCGCAGCATCGCCCTCCGCCTGTCCTTTGTCCGGCCGCAGGCCGTGGAGCTTCAGCTTCAGAGTGCGCAGACCGTCATGACCTACGGATATCTGCCGCAGCTCGCCCCTGACCTCAGCCGGATCTCCGGGCCGCAGTTCCCTGGCCAGGTCCAGCAGGTCCGTGTCGAAAGGGTCGAGGTCACAGCAAAGGCGGGTGCCGGATCCCCTCCAAAATGCATCCAGCGTCAGGGTCGCCTGCCCCGTCAGCGCGGAGCCCTTGCCCCATTTGGTCCGTTCGCCAAAGCCTGCGGCATAGCCCCGGACGCTCACCAGCCTCTCCGGCGGGCAGCCGGGGATATCGGCGATGTCAAAGAGCAGGTCGCAGGCGGCGTGCCGTCCGTTCTCCCGGACGGTGCTCACGGCCTTTTTGCCCGAATCGAGGGACAGCCGGTCAATAATTCTGCCTGCGGCAGCCCCGGATATTTCCGCAAAGCCGTATTCCCGCAGTACTGCTGATTCCCGGCGGTAATAATGGCGGGCCAACTTAAGCTTGCGCGTCGCGCGTTTGGGCAGCAGGTCGCCCACTTCGGGCATGCTGCCTGTGTAAAAGTCGGGGATCGCCCACATATACCGGTCGGAGGCTGCCTCTATGTGCCCGACGGCGTATAAGGGGTATTTCCTGCCGGCTCCGCCCTTGCAGACCATAAAGACGCGGCTGCCGACGAGCTGCTGCGCCACAAGGCCCAATTCGCCGTTTTCCTGGCAGCAGCGGCCTATCTTTACCTGCAGGGGGATGCACACCTCGCCGAGGGGCGCCGGGCTGTAAACCGCGAACTGTCTGCCGCATTGTTCTGACCGCAGGCTTTTGACCGTTTCCCCGGAAATATGCTGATGGCGGGGGGCGGGGCTGTCTGCGAGATAAAAGGTGACAGTATTGTCTTCCGAGCCTGTGCTGATGGCTGTGCGGCTGGTTTTCAGAAGCATCAGACGGCCTTCCGCTGCCGCCCGGTCTCCGACGCGCGCTCCCGGCTCGAGGGCGCATTTCACTATCCATTTCGTCCCGAGGTCAAAGGGGACAGTCAGGGTAAGGGTCTCGTTCTCCGTGCTGCTGACGGTCCCCTCAAAGCGGAGCCAGCAGGGCTCCAGCTTTTCCGGGCGGAACACCGCCAGGTCATTCAGCCTCTCGGGGGTCAGCTCGGCGTAAACGTGAGCGCCTTCAAAGATTTTGCGGGAGTCGAGTATCCTGGCGGCGGAGGCGCCGGAGATGAGGCCGGTGTCGAAGGGCACGCAGGACGTCTCTTCGAGCCACAGCTCCGCTGTCACCCACACGTACCGTTCCGAAACAGCTTCTATGCGTCCTATGGCGTAAACGCCGCACCAGTTGGTCATAAACACTCTGTAGTTCCGGAAGTTCGCGGCGATATCTCTTTTGACGGCCTCTGCGTCAAAGCTGACGCGGTTCCTGAAGACTCCGTAATACGACAGAGCCGTCTCCACTTCTTCCTGTTCGGCCAGTATGATGTTCGCCAGCTCGTCCATGTCAAAGCGTACCGAGGCGGGTTTGCCCTTGCAGTCTTCGCAGCGCAGGATCAGCCATTTGGCGCTGTGATCCTGTCTCAGAGCCGCAGCGTCTGCGGCTGTCAAAAAACTAAGACGTGTCATGATATACTCCTTTGTATCCGTTGTCATTGCGGCAGAGCAGGCAGCCCGGCTCGCCGACCTTATCCCGGCCTATTGATAGCCCATTACTGCCGGGCAGACCTGCAGGTTGACGCCCCCGGGCAGGACCAGCCCTCTGAGCCCTGCGGGAAAGACCTCGTCCGGGTCTATATTGCGCTCTTTCAGCTTTTCGGACAGGCTGCGGTAAACCGCGGTGAT contains these protein-coding regions:
- a CDS encoding sulfite exporter TauE/SafE family protein — encoded protein: MKKTLILAASGAAAGLLGGLLGIGGGTVIVPMLVLLLGKPQKKAQGISLVCACLIAVFALTRYAFHGHVSWSFGMFIIAGGIAGSFVGSWIVKRIDTRLLRLLFICLLFLTAANIIYSGVTGQGLFGLRPAPEANPALYALLVLLGVASGILSGLLGIGGGIVLVPCMLLLGVEQRTAQGISLLCIIPTSVTGVILQSRWGNVDLAAGLIAGAAAGVCSLAGSDLAALADYKALRIIFGIFLLIVTGLMIKTLVHKQGGS
- a CDS encoding flavodoxin; the encoded protein is MKTFLAILAALAILIGLSACNGKEKPNGAPELAGKPEPLPSDKAAEAKKPLIVYFSCTGNTRRVAELIAGETGGALFEIEVSEPYTEADLNWRDPESRVNKQHQDPALQDMELKEKTAADWDSYDTVFIGYPIWYGEAPWAVTTFVKANDFGGKIVIPFCTSTHVGLGQSGSLLERAAGKGDWKEGIRFEEQPEESAVREWVQSVM